In Rattus norvegicus strain BN/NHsdMcwi chromosome 1, GRCr8, whole genome shotgun sequence, a genomic segment contains:
- the Or52ab2b gene encoding olfactory receptor Olr89 has translation MLNPNNMTYLNPGTVILIGIPGLEHVQFWIGFPFFTVCLVAVLGNVVLLIIIPAERSLHQPMYIFLAVLAATDIGLCAAIAPKMLAIFWFQAYSMVFDACLAQLFFIHTLQCMESGILLAMAFDRYIAICDPLRHTSILTPSILGRMIVVVVVRAVVLVGLLPLLIKRLHHFQSIHIAHSYCEHMAVVKLAADDVRINKICGLFVGFSILGFDMVFILISYALIFQAVFRLQQKEARLKAFNTCTAHIFVFLEFYILAFFSFFSHRLGHVVPSTHILLSTIYLLLPPALNPIVYGVKNMVIRKRVAQMFLLDRGRQ, from the coding sequence ATGCTGAACCCCAACAACATGACATATCTGAACCCTGGGACTGTAATATTGATTGGAATTCCCGGACTAGAGCATGTGCAGTTTTGGATTGGATTTCCATTCTTTACAGTGTGTCTGGTGGCTGTTTTGGGAAATGTCGTTTTATTGATCATCATCCCAGCTGAGCGGAGCTTGCACCAGCCCATGTACATCTTCCTGGCTGTGCTGGCAGCTACAGACATAGGACTTTGTGCAGCCATTGCTCCCAAAATGTTGGCCATATTTTGGTTCCAGGCTTATTCCATGGTCTTTGATGCCTGCCTAGCTCAGCTGTTTTTCATCCATACCCTGCAGTGCATGGAGTCCGGCATTCTATTGGCAATGGCTTTTGATCGCTACATTGCCATCTGTGATCCTCTGAGACACACGTCTATCCTTACACCTTCAATTCTAGGTcggatgatagtggtggtggtagttcgAGCAGTAGTGCTTGTAGGCCTGTTACCTCTTCTAATAAAAAGACTGCACCATTTTCAATCCATTCACATTGCCCACTCTTACTGTGAACACATGGCTGTGGTGAAGTTGGCAGCAGATGATGTGCGGATCAACAAGATATGTGGTCTCTTTGTGGGGTTTAGCATTCTGGGATTTGACATGGTTTTTATCCTCATATCGTATGCTCTGATTTTCCAGGCCGTTTTTCGTCTTCAACAGAAGGAGGCACGGCTCAAAGCCTTTAACACCTGCACAgctcatatttttgtttttctggagtttTATATTCttgcctttttctcctttttcagtCACCGTCTTGGCCATGTTGTTCCCTCCACTCACATTCTTCTTTCAACAATCTACCTCCTCTTGCCTCCTGCTCTCAACCCCATTGTCTATGGAGTGAAAAATATGGTCATTCGAAAGCGGGTGGCACAGATGTTTCTTCTAGATCGTGGACGTCAGTAG